The following proteins are encoded in a genomic region of Burkholderia gladioli:
- a CDS encoding polysaccharide biosynthesis/export family protein, giving the protein MRHKGSIFALLVGWVVAGCAYAPGPALDASRMQEAPKDGAPAPTYAVHPIDANVISGQLRATAEAMPLPPQSAGQPHDDYRVGRGDILGITVWGHPELSVGAATAPLPQLDGIAALGNGAGAPGSPGVLITPDGSRVAADGTIYFPTVGRVEVAGKTAAQISAMLVSRLGGYAIKPQLEVRVIQFRSQQVQLAGEVKNPGSLPITDLKLSVLDAITRSGGSLADADLQRVQLTRGGQTYVLDLQRTLDRGDVSQNVVLETGDIVYVPDHNASRVFMLGEVAKPQTLFMDKGRMTLADAIATANGINPQSAQPRQILVIRRSAADPARPSIYRLDMTQVDSILLSTQFDLKPLDVVYVGTAQIAQVNRLLEQLLPTVTSMYLFYAATR; this is encoded by the coding sequence ATGAGACACAAGGGCAGCATATTCGCGCTGTTGGTGGGCTGGGTGGTGGCGGGCTGCGCCTACGCCCCGGGGCCGGCGCTCGATGCGTCGCGCATGCAGGAAGCGCCGAAGGACGGCGCGCCGGCGCCCACCTATGCGGTGCATCCGATCGATGCCAACGTGATCAGCGGTCAGCTGCGCGCCACGGCCGAGGCCATGCCGCTGCCGCCGCAATCGGCCGGCCAGCCGCACGACGATTACCGCGTGGGGCGCGGCGATATCCTCGGCATCACCGTATGGGGCCATCCCGAGCTGAGCGTGGGGGCCGCCACCGCGCCGCTGCCGCAGCTCGACGGCATTGCCGCGCTGGGCAACGGCGCGGGCGCGCCGGGCTCGCCCGGCGTGCTGATCACGCCCGACGGCTCGCGCGTGGCGGCCGACGGCACCATCTATTTCCCCACCGTGGGCCGCGTGGAGGTGGCCGGCAAGACGGCCGCGCAGATCAGCGCGATGCTGGTGTCGCGGCTCGGCGGCTATGCGATCAAGCCGCAGCTCGAGGTGCGCGTGATCCAGTTCCGCAGCCAGCAGGTGCAGCTTGCCGGCGAGGTGAAGAACCCGGGCTCGCTGCCGATCACGGACCTCAAGCTCAGCGTGCTCGACGCGATCACCCGCTCGGGCGGCTCGCTCGCCGATGCGGACTTGCAACGCGTGCAGCTCACGCGCGGCGGCCAGACCTATGTGCTCGACCTGCAACGCACGCTCGACCGCGGCGACGTTTCGCAGAACGTGGTGCTCGAAACCGGCGACATCGTCTATGTGCCCGATCACAACGCGAGCCGCGTGTTCATGCTCGGCGAGGTGGCCAAGCCGCAGACGCTGTTCATGGACAAGGGGCGCATGACCCTGGCCGACGCCATCGCCACCGCGAACGGCATCAATCCGCAGAGCGCGCAGCCGCGCCAGATCCTCGTGATCCGCAGGAGCGCCGCCGATCCGGCCCGGCCCAGCATCTACCGGCTCGACATGACCCAGGTGGATTCGATCCTGCTGTCCACCCAGTTCGACCTGAAGCCGCTCGACGTGGTGTACGTGGGCACGGCGCAGATCGCGCAGGTCAACCGCTTGCTGGAGCAATTGCTGCCGACGGTCACCAGCATGTACCTGTTCTACGCCGCCACGCGATGA
- a CDS encoding Crp/Fnr family transcriptional regulator codes for MNTQPANHLLASLPASEFDVLAPHLQLVPLRFGQLLYDAGETVKKMYFPTSAIVSMIFLMADGATVEVAAVGNEGVIGVPALTGGFTMPTRIEVRNSGYAYAMNAQLFRREFDRHGLVHRLMLHYIQALLTQVAQNSLCNRRHHIVRQVSSWLLLTQDRLETDELAVTQQLIASMLGVRREGVTEATGKLQDAGLIAQRRGKITIVDRAGLEDSACECYAIVRREFQRLLRASSEDGAEGGGTRRVTEIGGKSQGSYLGQRVYAVGC; via the coding sequence ATGAATACACAACCTGCCAACCATTTGCTCGCGTCCTTGCCCGCGTCGGAATTCGACGTGCTGGCGCCGCATCTCCAACTCGTTCCGCTGCGTTTCGGCCAATTGCTGTACGACGCCGGCGAAACAGTCAAGAAAATGTATTTCCCGACCTCGGCCATCGTCTCGATGATTTTCCTGATGGCCGACGGCGCCACGGTCGAAGTGGCGGCGGTGGGCAACGAGGGGGTGATCGGCGTGCCGGCGCTCACCGGCGGCTTCACCATGCCCACCCGCATCGAGGTGCGCAACAGCGGCTATGCCTATGCGATGAACGCGCAGCTGTTTCGCCGCGAGTTCGACCGCCACGGCCTGGTGCACCGGCTGATGCTCCATTACATCCAGGCGCTGCTGACCCAGGTGGCGCAGAACTCGCTGTGCAACCGCCGCCATCACATCGTGCGCCAGGTCAGCAGCTGGCTGCTGCTCACCCAGGATCGGCTCGAAACCGACGAGCTGGCCGTCACCCAGCAGCTGATCGCCTCGATGCTCGGAGTGCGCCGCGAAGGCGTGACCGAGGCCACCGGCAAGCTGCAGGATGCCGGCCTGATCGCGCAGCGCCGCGGCAAGATCACCATCGTGGATCGCGCCGGCCTGGAGGATTCCGCCTGCGAGTGCTATGCCATCGTGCGACGCGAATTCCAGCGCCTGCTGCGCGCCAGCTCCGAGGATGGCGCCGAAGGCGGCGGCACACGGCGCGTGACCGAGATCGGCGGCAAATCGCAGGGCAGCTACCTGGGGCAGCGCGTCTACGCGGTCGGCTGCTGA
- a CDS encoding glycosyltransferase family 4 protein → MRVALVHDWLVTYGGSEKVLEQIAECFPDADIFSLVNFMPGHAFLDSRRVSTSFIQKLPFAKRRYRGYLPLFPLAIEQFDLSGYDLVVSSSHAVAKGVLLGPDQLHVSYVHSPIRYAWDLQHQYLNESGLAKGPRSLLARAVLHYLRIWDVRSANGVDRFVVNSRFIGRRVERAYRRESVVVHPPVDVEAFEPCARKEAFYVTVSRMVPYKRMDLIVAAFAGMPERRLVVIGDGPDMDKVRARAGPNVTILGHQPFAVLKDHLQRARAFVFAAEEDFGISVVEAQACGTPVIAFGKGGACETVIDETQPHPTGLFFATQTVEAIQEAVARFEANLGRFSPVSCRLNAERFSKAEFRRGLLTAIVDATEGREQVGAIRAIRTALTQLQRADQEADREADREADLQADAQAAPAALKIG, encoded by the coding sequence ATGAGGGTCGCACTGGTTCACGACTGGCTGGTCACGTACGGCGGCTCCGAGAAGGTGCTGGAACAGATCGCCGAATGCTTTCCGGATGCGGACATCTTCAGTCTCGTCAACTTCATGCCCGGGCACGCGTTCCTGGACAGCCGGCGGGTTTCCACCTCGTTCATCCAGAAGCTGCCGTTCGCGAAGCGCCGCTATCGCGGCTACCTTCCGCTGTTCCCGCTCGCCATCGAGCAATTCGACCTGTCCGGCTACGACCTGGTGGTGTCGAGTTCGCACGCGGTGGCCAAGGGCGTGCTGCTGGGCCCCGACCAGCTGCATGTGAGCTATGTGCACTCGCCGATCCGCTATGCGTGGGATCTCCAGCATCAATACCTGAACGAGAGCGGGCTGGCCAAGGGACCGCGCTCGCTGCTGGCGCGCGCGGTGCTCCATTACCTGCGGATCTGGGACGTGCGCAGCGCCAATGGCGTGGACCGCTTCGTGGTGAATTCGCGCTTCATCGGGCGCCGCGTCGAGCGCGCCTATCGACGCGAATCGGTGGTGGTGCATCCGCCGGTGGACGTCGAGGCGTTCGAGCCGTGCGCGCGCAAGGAGGCGTTCTACGTGACCGTCTCGCGGATGGTGCCGTACAAGCGCATGGACCTGATCGTGGCGGCGTTCGCCGGCATGCCGGAGCGGCGCCTGGTCGTGATCGGCGACGGCCCGGACATGGACAAGGTGCGCGCCCGGGCCGGCCCCAATGTGACGATCCTCGGGCACCAGCCGTTCGCCGTGCTGAAGGATCATCTGCAACGCGCGCGCGCCTTCGTGTTCGCCGCCGAGGAGGATTTCGGCATCTCGGTGGTGGAGGCGCAGGCCTGCGGCACGCCGGTGATCGCGTTCGGCAAGGGCGGCGCGTGCGAGACGGTGATCGACGAAACGCAGCCCCACCCCACCGGCCTGTTCTTCGCGACGCAGACGGTGGAGGCGATCCAGGAGGCGGTGGCGCGCTTCGAGGCCAACCTCGGCCGCTTCTCGCCGGTGAGCTGCCGTCTCAATGCCGAGCGCTTTTCGAAGGCGGAATTTCGTCGTGGCCTGCTCACGGCGATCGTCGACGCCACCGAGGGCCGCGAGCAGGTCGGCGCCATCCGTGCGATTCGCACGGCGCTCACCCAGCTGCAGCGCGCCGATCAGGAAGCCGATCGCGAAGCCGATCGCGAAGCCGATCTTCAGGCCGATGCGCAGGCGGCGCCCGCCGCGCTGAAGATCGGATGA